From Lagenorhynchus albirostris chromosome 10, mLagAlb1.1, whole genome shotgun sequence, the proteins below share one genomic window:
- the CFB gene encoding complement factor B yields MGSKRSPQLCLVPLILGLLSGGVSMTPLPEAGPQSPCSLEGVEIKGGSFRLLKAGQSLEYLCPSGFYPYPVQIRTCRSTGSWSTLQTQDKKIVKRAECKAIRCPRPQDFENGEYWPRAPYYNLSDEISFHCYDGYTLRGSANRTCQATGRWDGETAICDDGAGYCLNPGIPIGTRKVGSQYRLEDTVTYYCSRGLTLRGSKQRTCQEGGSWSGTEPSCHDSFMYDTPAEVAEAFLSSLTETIEGVDAEDGHSPGEQQKRKIILDPSGSMNIYLVLDGSDSIGSHNFTGAKRCLSNFIEKVASYGVRPKYGLVTYATDPKVLIRVSDPKSSDADWVTEQLNQINYQDHKLRAGTNTKKALLEVYNMMSREVNKLPEAWNRTRHVILLMTDGLHNMGGDPVSVIHDIRDLLDIGRNRKKPREDYLDIYVFGVGPLVDQDSINALASKKDKEQHVFKLKDIDNLEDVFIQMLDETRTLGLCGMVWEHKKGTDYHKQPWQAKISVTRPLKGHESCMGAVVSEYFVLTAAHCFTVDDEKHSIKVSMGGKKQEWEIEEVLFHPNYDLNAKKAKGIPEFYDYDVALIKLKKKLKYSETIRPICLPCTEGSNQALRLPHSTTCQQQMQELLPAKDIKALFVSELSKDHKKTLIRKEVYIKNGEKKTGCERDALRAIGYDKVKDVSEVVTPRFLCTGGVAPYADPNTCKGDSGGPLFIHKKSRFIQVGVISWGVVDVCKGQQQVPAYARDFHINLYQVLPWLKEKLQDEDLGFL; encoded by the exons ATGGGGAGCAAACGCAGCCCCCAACTCTGCCTGGTACCCTTGATCCTGGGCCTCTTGTCTGGAG GTGTGAGCATGACGCCATTGCCTGAGGCTGGgccccagagcccctgctctctgGAGGGAGTAGAGATCAAAGGTGGCTCCTTCCGGCTTCTCAAGGCGGGCCAGTCACTGGAGTACTTGTGTCCTTCTGGCTTCTACCCATACCCTGTGCAGATTCGTACCTGCAGATCCACGGGATCCTGGAGCACCCTGCAGACCCAAGACAAAAAGATTGTCAAGAGGGCCGAATGCAAAG CAATTCGCTGTCCCAGACCGCAGGACTTTGAGAACGGGGAGTACTGGCCCCGGGCCCCCTACTACAATTTGAGTGACGAGATCTCTTTCCACTGCTATGATGGTTACACTCTCCGGGGCTCTGCCAATCGCACCTGCCAAGCGACGGGCCGGTGGGACGGGGAAACGGCCATCTGCGACGATGGAG CGGGGTACTGCCTGAACCCGGGCATCCCCATTGGCACAAGGAAGGTGGGCAGCCAGTACCGCCTTGAAGACACTGTCACCTACTACTGCAGCCGGGGGCTCACCCTACGTGGCTCCAAGCAGCGAACATGTCAGGAAGGTGGCTCTTGGAGTGGAACGGAGCCTTCTTGCCACG ACTCCTTTATGTACGATACCCCTGCAGAGGTGGCCGAAGCCTTCCTGTCTTCCCTGACAGAGACCATAGAAGGAGTTGATGCTGAGGATGGGCACAGCCCAG GGGAACAACAGAagaggaagattatcctggaccCCTCAGGCTCCATGAACATCTACCTGGTGCTGGATGGATCAGACAGCATTGGGTCCCACAACTTCACAGGGGCCAAGAGGTGTCTCAGCAACTTCATTGAGAAG GTGGCAAGTTATGGGGTGAGGCCAAAATATGGTCTAGTGACATATGCCACAGACCCCAAAGTTTTGATCAGAGTGTCTGACCCAAAGAGCAGCGATGCAGACTGGGTCACAGAGCAGCTCAACCAAATCAACTACCAAG ACCACAAGTTGAGGGCAGGGACTAACACCAAGAAGGCTCTCCTGGAAGTATACAACATGATGAGCAGGGAAGTGAACAAACTCCCTGAAGCCTGGAACCGCACCCGCCACGTCATCCTCCTCATGACTGATG GCTTGCACAACATGGGTGGGGATCCAGTCTCTGTCATTCACGATATCCGGGACTTGCTGGACATTGGTAGAAATCGCAAAAAGCCCAGGGAGGATTATCTGG ACATCTATGTGTTTGGGGTTGGGCCTCTGGTGGACCAAGACAGCATCAATGCTTTGGCTTCCAAGAAGGATAAGGAGCAACACGTGTTCAAACTCAAGGACATAGATAACCTGGAGGATGTTTTCATACAAATGCTTG ATGAAACCCGGACTCTGGGTCTTTGCGGCATGGTTTGGGAGCACAAGAAAGGTACTGACTATCACAAGCAACCATGGCAGGCCAAGATCTCAGTCACT CGTCCTTTGAAGGGACATGAGAGCTGTATGGGTGCTGTGGTGTCTGAGTACTTTGTGCTGACAGCGGCACACTGTTTCACTGTGGATGACGAGAAACACTCAATCAAGGTCAGCATGG GAGGGAAGAAGCAGGAGTGGGAGATAGAAGAAGTCCTATTTCACCCAAACTACGACCTCAATGCGAAAAAAGCAAAAGGTATTCCTGAATTTTATGACTATGACGTGGCCCTCATCAAGCTCAAGAAGAAGCTCAAGTACAGCGAGACCATCAG GCCCATTTGTCTCCCCTGCACTGAGGGATCGAATCAAGCTTTGAGGCTTCCACATTCAACCACGTGCCAGCAACAGA TGCAAGAGCTGCTCCCGGCAAAGGATATCAAAGCTCTGTTTGTGTCCGAGCTGTCTAAGGATCATAAGAAGACACTGATTCGGAAGGAGGTCTACATCAAGAATGGGGAAAAG AAAACTGGCTGTGAGAGGGATGCTCTACGTGCCATAGGCTATGACAAAGTCAAGGACGTCTCTGAAGTAGTCACCCCCAGGTTCCTTTGCACCGGAGGGGTGGCTCCCTATGCTGACCCCAACACTTGCAAAG GTGATTCTGGTGGTCCCCTGTTTATTCACAAGAAGAGTCGCTTCATTCAA GTTGGTGTGATCAGCTGGGGCGTTGTGGACGTCTGCAAGGGGCAGCAACAGGTACCTGCTTACGCCCGAGACTTTCACATCAACCTCTACCAAGTGCTGCCCTGGCTCAAGGAAAAACTCCAAGATGAGGATCTGGGTTTTCTATAA